The Vicinamibacterales bacterium genome contains a region encoding:
- the cobA gene encoding uroporphyrinogen-III C-methyltransferase, translating to MTSSVRGFVSLVGAGPGDPGLLTRAALARLRRADLVLFDALVDPDIVRRARRARRFFVGKRAGRPSIAQETIHALMIRAARRGQRVVRLKGGDPFVFGRGGEEALALRAANVPYEVIPGISSALAAPALAGIPVTHRGTARAFTVIAGHAPASYEPVLDAIAPAAMTLVFLMALGRQREIAQALIARGWRASTPAAVLLSASRAEAEEWFGSIASLAAGDGPAEAGRPGMIVVGDVVAVSLQLRAPSALAVGGAR from the coding sequence ATGACCTCGTCCGTCCGAGGATTCGTTTCCCTCGTCGGCGCCGGGCCGGGGGATCCCGGCCTGCTCACCCGGGCGGCGCTCGCCCGCCTGCGCCGCGCCGACCTGGTGCTGTTCGACGCGCTGGTCGATCCGGATATCGTGCGGCGCGCGCGCCGGGCGCGCCGGTTCTTCGTCGGCAAACGCGCGGGGCGGCCGTCGATCGCGCAGGAGACGATTCACGCGCTGATGATCCGCGCCGCGCGGCGCGGGCAGCGCGTGGTGCGGCTGAAGGGAGGCGACCCGTTCGTGTTCGGCCGCGGCGGCGAAGAGGCGCTCGCGCTGCGAGCCGCGAACGTGCCGTACGAAGTGATCCCGGGAATCAGTTCGGCGCTCGCCGCGCCGGCGCTCGCGGGCATTCCCGTGACGCACCGCGGCACGGCGCGGGCGTTCACCGTGATCGCGGGACACGCACCGGCGAGCTACGAGCCGGTGCTCGATGCCATCGCGCCTGCCGCCATGACTCTCGTGTTCCTGATGGCGCTCGGCCGGCAGCGCGAGATCGCGCAGGCCCTCATCGCTCGGGGGTGGCGCGCATCGACGCCGGCCGCGGTCCTGCTGTCCGCGTCGCGCGCTGAGGCGGAAGAGTGGTTCGGGTCGATCGCGTCGCTCGCCGCCGGCGATGGCCCGGCCGAGGCCGGCCGTCCGGGGATGATCGTCGTCGGCGACGTGGTGGCGGTGAGCCTGCAGCTTCGCGCGCCATCGGCACTCGCCGTGGGAGGAGCCCGATGA
- a CDS encoding M67 family metallopeptidase: protein MNANRITLAPDAIDTIRAHGASAYPNECCGALIGSSDAGRTHVAEARPLDNVTEEGPRRRFRVSAADYRTAERHAADAGADLVGFYHSHPDHPAEPSQYDLDHAWPNFSYVIVAVGGGTPRALRSWRLRADRSGFEEETQS, encoded by the coding sequence ATGAACGCGAACCGGATCACGCTCGCGCCGGACGCGATCGACACGATCCGCGCGCACGGCGCCTCGGCCTATCCGAACGAGTGCTGCGGCGCGTTGATCGGCTCCTCGGACGCCGGCCGCACCCACGTCGCCGAAGCACGCCCGCTCGACAACGTCACCGAGGAAGGACCGCGCCGGCGCTTCCGGGTCAGCGCGGCGGACTATCGCACCGCGGAGCGCCACGCCGCAGACGCCGGCGCCGATCTCGTCGGCTTCTATCACTCGCATCCCGATCATCCGGCCGAGCCGTCGCAGTACGACCTCGACCATGCCTGGCCGAACTTCAGTTACGTGATCGTCGCGGTCGGCGGCGGCACGCCGCGCGCGCTGCGTTCCTGGCGGCTCCGCGCCGACCGTTCCGGCTTCGAAGAGGAGACACAGTCATGA
- a CDS encoding winged helix-turn-helix domain-containing protein, whose protein sequence is MRFYSPAGTMTDTDARARIRFDSFELDFAAYELRRGGAPVRLERKPMEVLMLLLERRGQLVSREDIIDRLWGADVFVDVETGINTAIRKIRIALRDPAEAPRFVQTVPGKGYRFAAPVELVREPVQPGAPVRPDPSPPAAVAAAPAPRRSTLPLVLGLAAVGLLVAAAALITFWRQRAAPAAPAETLAVLPFVNISGDPARDYLADGLVEEIIASLGRIDPAHVMVIGRTSVMTYKGGTKSLAVIGKELGVDYLVEGSVRAEADQLRVTAKLIRVRDQVQIWSESYDRSAASALSLQRELSAAIAQQVRLRLSPERLDALARRQTGNAEAYDLYLRGRGFINQRTPATTAKALEYLQRATALDPTYALAWAGLAEAYAASPINGDADPLLMAPLARQAAQRAMAADRDLAEAQFAAAYMNWMYDWNWPAAVDGFRRAAALDPGLALNQVSLGHVLSQMGRHEEAETQLKRTRDVDPLNPMVHAIRAQVAFQARHYSAAVEHARQAMTLDDGFWIGHMEAGQAYAELGQPELAFERFAAAARLSGGNSKPLSNRGHLLARLGRTAEAREMLAALTSAAATRYVPPYAVALIHAGLGERDAVFAWLERAYAVRDVHLIFLTADPKWDPYRADPRFTALVKRCGFR, encoded by the coding sequence ATGAGATTCTACAGCCCTGCGGGAACGATGACCGACACCGACGCCAGAGCACGCATACGCTTCGACAGCTTCGAACTCGACTTCGCCGCGTACGAATTGCGCCGGGGAGGCGCCCCCGTGCGTCTCGAGCGCAAGCCGATGGAGGTGCTGATGCTGCTGCTCGAACGCCGCGGCCAGCTCGTCTCCCGCGAGGACATCATCGATCGACTCTGGGGCGCGGATGTCTTCGTCGACGTCGAAACGGGCATCAACACCGCCATCCGCAAGATCCGCATCGCCCTGCGCGATCCCGCCGAGGCGCCGCGGTTCGTGCAGACGGTCCCCGGCAAGGGCTACCGGTTCGCGGCACCCGTGGAACTCGTGAGGGAGCCGGTCCAGCCGGGCGCGCCGGTCCGTCCCGACCCCTCCCCTCCTGCGGCGGTGGCCGCTGCCCCGGCTCCGCGCCGCTCCACCCTGCCGCTCGTCCTCGGCCTCGCCGCCGTCGGCCTCCTCGTGGCCGCCGCGGCGCTCATCACCTTCTGGCGGCAGCGGGCGGCGCCGGCGGCGCCCGCCGAGACGCTGGCTGTACTGCCGTTCGTGAACATCAGCGGCGATCCGGCGCGCGACTATCTCGCCGACGGACTGGTCGAGGAGATCATCGCGTCGCTGGGACGGATCGATCCGGCCCACGTGATGGTCATCGGCCGCACCTCGGTGATGACCTACAAGGGCGGGACGAAGTCGCTGGCGGTAATCGGCAAGGAACTGGGCGTCGACTATCTGGTCGAGGGCTCGGTGCGCGCCGAAGCGGACCAGTTGCGGGTGACCGCGAAGCTGATCCGCGTGCGGGATCAAGTCCAGATCTGGTCGGAGTCCTACGATCGCTCCGCCGCGAGCGCGCTGTCGCTGCAGCGCGAGCTGAGCGCCGCGATCGCCCAGCAGGTGCGGCTCCGCCTGTCTCCCGAACGCCTCGACGCGCTGGCGCGGCGGCAGACGGGCAACGCCGAAGCGTACGACCTCTATCTGCGCGGCCGCGGCTTCATCAACCAGCGCACGCCGGCAACGACCGCGAAGGCGCTCGAATACCTGCAGCGGGCCACCGCGCTCGATCCCACGTATGCGCTGGCGTGGGCGGGCCTGGCGGAGGCGTACGCGGCAAGTCCGATCAATGGAGACGCCGATCCGCTCCTCATGGCGCCGCTGGCGCGGCAGGCGGCGCAGCGGGCCATGGCGGCCGACCGCGATCTGGCAGAGGCGCAGTTCGCGGCCGCGTACATGAATTGGATGTACGACTGGAACTGGCCGGCAGCCGTGGACGGCTTCCGCCGCGCGGCGGCCCTGGACCCCGGCCTGGCGCTGAACCAGGTCAGCCTCGGCCATGTCCTGTCACAGATGGGCAGGCACGAGGAAGCGGAGACGCAACTGAAGCGCACCCGCGACGTGGATCCGCTGAATCCGATGGTGCACGCGATCCGGGCGCAGGTCGCCTTCCAGGCGCGCCACTACTCCGCCGCCGTCGAACATGCGCGGCAGGCGATGACCCTGGACGACGGATTCTGGATCGGGCACATGGAGGCGGGGCAGGCGTACGCGGAACTCGGCCAGCCCGAACTCGCGTTCGAGCGATTCGCCGCAGCCGCGCGCCTGTCGGGCGGGAACAGCAAGCCGTTGTCCAACAGGGGGCATCTGCTCGCCCGGCTCGGACGGACCGCGGAAGCGCGCGAGATGCTCGCCGCGCTGACCTCCGCGGCGGCGACCCGCTACGTCCCGCCGTATGCGGTGGCGCTGATTCACGCCGGGCTCGGGGAGCGTGACGCCGTGTTCGCGTGGCTCGAACGCGCCTACGCGGTGCGGGACGTGCACCTCATCTTTCTGACGGCCGATCCGAAATGGGATCCGTACCGCGCCGATCCGCGCTTCACCGCGCTCGTGAAGCGATGCGGGTTCCGCTGA
- a CDS encoding cysteine synthase family protein, producing MKRAALDPRPSTLDPRPSPLDPRPSILALIGNTPLIRLTGFDPVIAPGAELYAKAEWYNPGGSVKDRAAARMIAAGERSGALRPGGTLLDATSGNTGIAYAMLGAALGYRVRLCVPANVTSERLRMLQAYGAEVILTDPMDGSDGAIREARRRHEADRSLFYPDQYNNPANWRAHFETTAPEIWRQTGGRITHFVAGLGTSGTFVGTVRRLRELNPAIETFSVQPDSPLHAIEGLKHMESSIVPGIYDDTLAGEALRVSSEEAQEMTRRLAREHGLLVGVSSGAALAAALRVAATAPGAVIVTIFPDGGTRYLSEDFWGASR from the coding sequence ATGAAGCGCGCCGCCCTCGACCCTCGCCCCTCGACGCTCGACCCTCGCCCCTCGCCCCTCGACCCTCGCCCCTCGATCCTCGCTCTGATCGGCAATACTCCCCTGATCCGCCTCACCGGCTTCGACCCCGTCATCGCCCCGGGAGCAGAACTCTACGCGAAGGCCGAGTGGTACAACCCGGGCGGATCCGTGAAGGATCGCGCCGCGGCGCGGATGATTGCGGCCGGCGAGCGATCGGGCGCGCTGAGGCCCGGCGGGACATTGCTCGATGCCACGTCGGGCAACACCGGCATCGCCTACGCGATGCTGGGCGCGGCGCTCGGCTACCGGGTGCGCCTCTGCGTGCCGGCCAACGTCACGTCCGAGCGCCTGCGCATGCTGCAAGCCTACGGCGCGGAGGTGATTCTCACCGACCCGATGGACGGCTCCGACGGCGCGATCCGCGAAGCCCGCCGGCGGCACGAGGCCGATCGGTCGCTGTTCTACCCGGACCAGTACAACAATCCCGCCAACTGGCGCGCCCACTTCGAGACGACGGCGCCGGAGATCTGGCGGCAGACCGGCGGGCGCATCACGCATTTCGTGGCCGGCCTCGGCACGAGCGGCACGTTCGTCGGCACGGTGCGGCGGCTCCGCGAGTTGAACCCGGCGATCGAGACGTTCTCGGTGCAGCCGGACAGTCCGCTGCACGCGATCGAAGGGCTCAAGCACATGGAGTCGTCGATCGTGCCGGGCATCTACGACGACACCCTCGCCGGCGAGGCGCTGCGCGTGTCGAGCGAAGAGGCGCAGGAGATGACGCGCCGGCTGGCCAGGGAGCACGGCCTGCTCGTGGGCGTGTCCAGCGGCGCGGCGCTGGCGGCGGCGCTGCGCGTCGCGGCCACCGCCCCCGGCGCGGTGATCGTCACCATCTTCCCGGACGGCGGCACGCGCTACTTGTCCGAGGATTTCTGGGGCGCCTCGAGATGA
- a CDS encoding CsbD family protein produces MNKDELNGKVDRLKGNIKESVGEATNDPDLRDEGIADQAAGNVQEGFGKARRKVGDAIHDVAHKIKD; encoded by the coding sequence ATGAACAAGGACGAGCTCAACGGGAAGGTCGACCGCCTCAAGGGAAACATCAAGGAATCGGTCGGCGAGGCGACCAACGATCCGGATCTGCGCGATGAAGGCATCGCCGATCAGGCCGCCGGCAACGTGCAGGAAGGCTTCGGCAAGGCGCGCCGTAAGGTCGGGGACGCGATCCACGACGTGGCGCACAAGATCAAGGACTGA
- the moeB gene encoding molybdopterin-synthase adenylyltransferase MoeB has product MDSPSLTADEMRRYSRHLIMPEVGVEGQRRLKAASVLCIGAGGLGSPAALYLAAAGIGRLGIVDFDAVDFSNLQRQILHGTADVGRPKLQSARDRLGAINPEIRIDTYETSLTSKNALDLFGDYDVILDGTDNFPTRYLVNDACVLLGKPNAYGSIFRFEGQASVFAAPGGPCYRCLYPEPPPPGLVPSCAEGGVLGVLPGVIGTIQATEAIKLILGVGRPLVGRLLLYDAFNMAFRELKLRRDPDCPICGEHPSIRALIDYDQFCGITPAAQAAPAVPETTVEDLKARLDRGDRVFVLDVREPAEYQISRIAGSTLIPLGELPKRLAELPSGAGAPDIVVHCKMGGRSAKAVKQLIDAGFTRVQNLKGGILAWSDRIDPTQPKY; this is encoded by the coding sequence ATCGACTCGCCGTCGCTGACGGCAGACGAGATGCGCCGGTACAGCCGCCACCTGATTATGCCGGAGGTTGGCGTCGAGGGGCAGCGCCGGCTCAAGGCGGCGAGCGTGCTGTGCATCGGCGCCGGCGGCCTCGGCTCCCCGGCCGCGCTCTACCTCGCCGCCGCCGGCATCGGGCGGCTCGGCATCGTCGATTTCGACGCCGTCGACTTCAGCAACCTGCAGCGGCAGATCCTGCACGGCACGGCGGACGTCGGACGGCCGAAGCTGCAGTCGGCGCGCGACCGGCTCGGCGCGATCAACCCGGAGATCCGCATCGACACCTACGAAACCTCGCTGACGTCGAAGAACGCGCTCGACCTGTTCGGCGATTACGACGTCATCCTCGACGGCACCGACAACTTCCCGACGCGCTACCTGGTGAACGACGCGTGCGTGCTGCTCGGCAAGCCGAACGCATACGGGAGCATCTTCCGCTTCGAGGGTCAGGCGTCCGTGTTCGCGGCGCCCGGCGGCCCCTGTTACCGCTGCCTCTACCCCGAGCCGCCGCCTCCCGGCCTGGTGCCGAGCTGCGCCGAAGGCGGCGTCCTCGGCGTGCTGCCCGGCGTGATCGGCACCATCCAGGCGACCGAGGCGATCAAGCTGATCCTCGGCGTCGGACGCCCCCTGGTGGGCCGCCTGCTGCTGTACGACGCGTTCAACATGGCCTTCCGCGAGCTGAAGCTCCGCCGCGATCCCGACTGCCCGATCTGCGGCGAGCATCCGAGCATCCGCGCGCTGATCGACTACGACCAGTTCTGCGGGATCACGCCGGCGGCGCAGGCCGCGCCGGCCGTGCCCGAAACGACCGTCGAGGATCTGAAAGCGCGCCTCGATCGCGGCGATCGCGTGTTCGTGCTCGACGTGCGCGAGCCGGCGGAATACCAGATCTCGAGAATCGCCGGGTCGACGCTGATCCCGCTCGGCGAACTGCCGAAGCGCCTCGCCGAGCTGCCCTCCGGCGCCGGCGCCCCCGACATCGTCGTGCACTGCAAGATGGGCGGCCGCAGCGCGAAGGCGGTGAAGCAGCTGATCGACGCCGGCTTCACGCGGGTGCAGAACCTGAAGGGCGGCATCCTCGCGTGGAGCGACCGGATCGATCCGACGCAACCGAAATACTGA
- a CDS encoding bifunctional precorrin-2 dehydrogenase/sirohydrochlorin ferrochelatase, with product MDLLPTFLKLAGRRVLVVGGGPVAASKLDALSRAGADITVVAPAVHASIAARPDVRVEARPYAAPDLDGIWFVVAAATPQVNAEVARDAERRGLFVNAVDDPANASAYLGGVVRRADVTIAISTSGAAPALAGVLREAIDALLPIDLDRWSACARDLRIEWKRTGLPMSERRPQLIEALKGLYP from the coding sequence ATGGATCTATTGCCGACATTCCTCAAGCTGGCCGGCCGCCGCGTCCTCGTCGTGGGCGGCGGACCGGTCGCCGCGTCGAAGCTGGATGCGCTGTCGCGCGCCGGCGCGGACATCACCGTCGTCGCGCCCGCGGTCCACGCGTCGATCGCGGCACGCCCGGACGTTCGCGTCGAGGCGCGCCCGTATGCCGCGCCGGATCTCGACGGCATCTGGTTCGTCGTCGCCGCCGCCACGCCGCAGGTGAACGCCGAGGTCGCGCGCGACGCGGAGCGCCGCGGCCTGTTCGTGAACGCCGTCGACGATCCGGCGAACGCGTCCGCGTATCTCGGCGGTGTGGTCCGGCGGGCGGACGTCACCATTGCCATCTCCACCAGCGGCGCCGCGCCCGCTCTGGCCGGGGTGCTGCGCGAAGCGATCGACGCGCTGCTCCCGATCGACCTCGATCGCTGGAGCGCCTGCGCGCGGGATCTGCGGATCGAATGGAAGCGAACCGGGCTGCCCATGTCCGAACGCCGCCCGCAATTGATTGAAGCCCTGAAGGGACTCTATCCATGA